A section of the Polynucleobacter sp. AP-Jannik-300A-C4 genome encodes:
- a CDS encoding septation protein A, with amino-acid sequence MKFLFDLFPIILFFIAFKFADIYTATIVAMVATIGQILWVYYRHRKIDAMQWVSLVMILVFGSLTIFLHDKTFIQLKPTALYWLFASALFISAQFFQKNWIQVLMGKQITLKEHSSKSVWHQVNMAWAFFFFLMGALNLYIAFEFSEETWVNFKLFGSTALLVAFVIAQGIWLSRHMEHPTE; translated from the coding sequence ATGAAATTTCTATTTGACCTCTTTCCGATCATCCTCTTTTTTATTGCATTTAAATTTGCAGACATTTACACCGCAACTATCGTAGCTATGGTTGCCACCATTGGGCAAATCCTCTGGGTTTACTATCGACATCGTAAGATCGATGCGATGCAATGGGTCAGCCTGGTCATGATTCTGGTTTTTGGTAGCCTGACTATATTCCTGCACGATAAGACTTTTATTCAACTCAAACCAACGGCTTTGTATTGGCTATTTGCAAGCGCTTTATTTATTAGCGCTCAGTTTTTTCAAAAGAACTGGATACAAGTTTTGATGGGCAAGCAAATCACCCTAAAAGAGCACAGCTCTAAATCGGTTTGGCATCAAGTAAACATGGCTTGGGCATTCTTTTTCTTCTTGATGGGTGCGCTCAATCTTTATATTGCTTTTGAGTTCTCTGAAGAAACGTGGGTTAACTTCAAGTTATTTGGTAGTACAGCTCTGCTTGTAGCCTTCGTCATTGCTCAAGGCATTTGGCTCAGTCGCCACATGGAGCATCCTACAGAATGA
- a CDS encoding BolA family transcriptional regulator codes for MSINQDRIALFESDLRAAFQASHLIIEDESHLHAGHAGAASGGGHFKLTIVAPEFQGMNKLARHRSVYAALNKHFPDAIHALTILAFTPSESTN; via the coding sequence ATGAGTATTAATCAAGATCGCATTGCCTTATTTGAGTCAGACTTAAGGGCTGCATTTCAGGCAAGCCATTTAATAATCGAAGATGAAAGCCACCTTCATGCTGGTCATGCTGGAGCAGCTTCTGGAGGTGGGCACTTCAAGCTCACAATCGTAGCCCCAGAATTTCAGGGTATGAACAAGCTAGCTAGGCACAGATCTGTTTATGCGGCCCTCAACAAGCATTTTCCTGATGCGATCCATGCCCTCACCATTCTGGCCTTCACCCCTAGTGAAAGCACAAATTAG
- the msrB gene encoding peptide-methionine (R)-S-oxide reductase MsrB yields the protein MTKKTDQEYRNTLSDTQYRVTREAATERPFTGKYWDHWENGQYRCICCDTPLFQSSTKFDAGCGWPSYNAPENATAITEVKDMSHGMIRTEVRCTHCDAHLGHVFEDGPQPTGLRYCINSASLRFEPSENAAATKTE from the coding sequence ATGACAAAGAAAACGGATCAGGAATACAGAAATACATTGAGTGACACTCAATACCGGGTAACGCGTGAGGCTGCAACAGAGAGGCCTTTTACCGGTAAGTATTGGGATCACTGGGAAAATGGTCAATATCGCTGCATTTGCTGCGATACCCCACTATTTCAATCATCGACCAAGTTCGATGCAGGTTGCGGTTGGCCTAGCTATAACGCACCTGAGAACGCTACAGCGATTACCGAAGTTAAGGATATGTCCCATGGGATGATTCGAACTGAGGTCCGCTGCACCCATTGTGATGCGCATTTGGGACACGTATTTGAAGATGGCCCTCAGCCTACAGGACTTCGCTACTGTATTAACTCAGCATCCTTAAGATTTGAACCTTCTGAGAATGCCGCTGCCACGAAAACTGAATAA
- a CDS encoding YdiU family protein produces MPFTLRGDDVCQATPPTPLPNLYWVAFSPAVAKLIDLEIGNDGLPKDPEWLEVLGGNQLNVGAHRFSNPISTAYSGHQFGTWAGQLGDGRAILLGDINHLELQLKGAGRTHYSRMGDGRAVLRSSIREFLCSEAMHALGIPTSRALSVVGSKQAVRRETMETAAVCSRIAPSFIRIGHFEHFASLQNIVRLKELADLLISEFYPECVSTQDPYLNLFKEISARNAKLVAQWQSVGFCHGVLNSDNISALGLTIDYGPFGFLDHFEIDHICNHSDHGGRYAYHRQPQIMHWNMACLASAMLPLLELEHSAEESQDLLRSALEEFPLIYAKEWQQAFRLKLGLQSEQDGDIELIERLLQAMHDSKVDFTNFFRNLSNLKKESKLTEILQRDEFVDREHIDQWFADYINRLQSETKSDDDRKKLMDAVNPKYILRNHLAQAAIEKAQQDDFSEVDVLFRILSKPFDEQLALHHYSKPPPLDLQRVAVSCSS; encoded by the coding sequence ATGCCTTTTACCCTCCGTGGCGATGATGTATGCCAAGCAACCCCACCTACCCCACTGCCCAATCTCTACTGGGTTGCATTCTCACCAGCTGTCGCAAAGCTAATCGATTTGGAGATTGGAAATGATGGATTGCCTAAAGATCCCGAATGGCTGGAGGTACTGGGGGGAAATCAGCTGAATGTAGGTGCGCATAGATTTTCTAATCCGATTTCAACGGCATATAGCGGACATCAATTTGGAACATGGGCAGGCCAATTAGGCGATGGTCGCGCAATCCTACTGGGTGATATCAATCATTTAGAGCTACAGTTAAAAGGTGCCGGTAGAACGCACTACTCCAGAATGGGTGACGGAAGAGCAGTCTTAAGATCGTCTATTCGAGAATTTCTGTGTAGCGAAGCAATGCATGCGCTTGGTATACCTACTAGCCGCGCTCTTTCCGTGGTTGGATCTAAACAGGCAGTTAGACGTGAAACCATGGAAACAGCTGCGGTATGTTCGCGCATTGCCCCAAGCTTTATTCGTATTGGCCACTTTGAACACTTTGCTTCACTTCAAAATATTGTGCGCTTGAAGGAGTTGGCGGATCTGCTTATTTCAGAATTTTATCCAGAGTGTGTATCCACACAGGATCCCTATTTAAACTTATTTAAAGAGATTAGCGCCCGCAATGCGAAATTAGTTGCTCAGTGGCAGTCAGTAGGATTTTGTCATGGCGTTTTAAATAGTGACAACATTAGCGCTCTAGGCCTGACTATTGACTATGGCCCTTTTGGGTTTTTAGATCATTTTGAAATCGACCATATCTGTAATCATAGTGATCATGGAGGTAGATATGCATATCATCGTCAGCCCCAAATCATGCATTGGAATATGGCCTGCCTTGCGAGTGCAATGCTTCCCCTGTTAGAGCTGGAGCATTCTGCGGAAGAGTCGCAAGACCTCTTGCGCTCCGCCCTAGAAGAATTTCCATTGATTTATGCAAAAGAGTGGCAACAAGCATTTCGACTAAAACTAGGATTGCAATCAGAACAGGATGGCGACATAGAGTTAATTGAACGTCTACTCCAGGCCATGCATGATTCAAAAGTGGATTTCACGAATTTCTTTCGAAATCTGAGCAATCTCAAAAAAGAATCCAAGCTAACAGAGATCTTGCAAAGGGATGAATTTGTCGATCGTGAACATATTGATCAATGGTTTGCCGACTACATCAATAGACTTCAATCCGAGACTAAATCTGATGATGATAGAAAAAAATTGATGGATGCAGTCAACCCCAAATATATTCTGAGGAATCACTTAGCTCAAGCTGCAATTGAAAAAGCTCAGCAAGATGATTTTTCTGAAGTAGATGTCTTATTCAGAATATTGAGTAAGCCATTCGATGAGCAGTTAGCATTGCATCATTATTCAAAACCACCGCCACTGGATCTGCAGCGAGTCGCAGTCAGTTGCTCTTCTTAA